A region of Malaciobacter marinus DNA encodes the following proteins:
- the rraA gene encoding ribonuclease E activity regulator RraA yields the protein MSFSTADICDDFKDQEKIQVLSPKFKNYGKKTKFQGEVVTIKLDKSNWILISTLKEENGEGKVVVVDVDQEFYGIVGDKLMAFAKKNNYEAIIINGYVRDIDETKDINVGLLAIGTCPQRNFEKTQGFKDVELNFEGITVNSGDYIYADCDGVIITSKKLI from the coding sequence ATGTCTTTTAGTACTGCAGATATATGTGATGATTTTAAGGATCAAGAAAAAATTCAAGTATTATCACCAAAATTTAAAAACTATGGAAAAAAAACAAAATTTCAAGGTGAAGTTGTAACTATTAAACTTGATAAAAGTAATTGGATACTAATTTCAACATTAAAAGAAGAAAATGGTGAAGGTAAGGTAGTTGTAGTAGATGTAGACCAAGAGTTTTATGGTATTGTAGGTGATAAACTTATGGCCTTTGCAAAAAAAAATAACTACGAAGCAATTATAATCAATGGATATGTAAGAGATATTGATGAAACAAAAGATATAAATGTAGGATTATTAGCCATTGGAACTTGTCCTCAAAGAAACTTTGAAAAAACTCAAGGATTCAAAGATGTTGAACTTAATTTTGAAGGAATTACTGTAAATAGTGGTGATTATATTTATGCTGATTGTGATGGAGTAATTATCACAAGCAAAAAACTTATATAA
- a CDS encoding carbonic anhydrase: MKNTMIYILIVAAIALMLSESETKKQNAVWGYEGDLAPQNWASLDKEYEMCESGKHQSPLDIRGKVLDAQLDEITFYDDARATTFSNNGHTIKVDFARGNLIDFQSKDYSLMQMHFHTPSENRIDGISYPMEAHLVHQDKNNNLVVIALMFEESEDTNIVLNKLLRNVPEQKNQSNSIRADVYGYDILPENKEYYTFDGSLTTPPCTEGVKWIVLKTPVKASKNQLEDIKAIMGKNNRPLQDRNTRFILE, encoded by the coding sequence ATGAAAAATACAATGATTTATATTTTAATAGTTGCAGCAATAGCACTAATGTTAAGTGAAAGTGAAACTAAAAAACAAAATGCAGTTTGGGGATATGAAGGTGATTTAGCTCCTCAAAATTGGGCTAGTTTAGATAAAGAGTATGAGATGTGTGAAAGTGGTAAACATCAATCACCCCTTGATATAAGAGGGAAAGTTTTAGATGCACAATTGGATGAAATAACTTTTTATGATGATGCACGAGCAACAACTTTTAGTAATAATGGACATACTATAAAAGTTGATTTTGCAAGGGGAAATTTGATTGATTTTCAATCAAAAGACTATTCACTTATGCAAATGCATTTTCATACTCCAAGTGAAAATAGAATTGATGGAATTTCTTATCCTATGGAAGCTCATTTAGTTCATCAAGATAAAAATAACAACCTTGTAGTTATTGCTTTGATGTTTGAAGAATCAGAAGATACAAATATAGTATTAAACAAGCTTTTAAGAAATGTTCCTGAACAAAAGAATCAATCAAATAGTATTAGAGCAGATGTCTATGGCTATGATATTTTGCCAGAGAATAAAGAGTATTATACATTTGATGGTTCATTAACTACTCCACCATGTACTGAGGGTGTAAAATGGATAGTTTTAAAAACACCAGTAAAAGCTTCAAAAAATCAACTTGAAGATATTAAAGCAATAATGGGTAAAAACAATAGACCTTTACAAGATAGAAATACAAGATTTATATTAGAGTAG
- a CDS encoding GNAT family N-acetyltransferase: MNILTTNRLHLRTLKQNDIEDIYKKIFSQKEVVEHTFGKELLNFEQAKEFIKNNCNFNNQLGLSAIIETKTQKLIGLGGVLKCNYLQEEDYEFGFILCKESWDKGYATEIGQAQIEFIKDIIKAPRVLALASPQNQASIHTIKKLGLTYLKDIKTKDERGVREVYINNFCTT; the protein is encoded by the coding sequence ATGAATATACTAACTACAAATAGACTACACTTAAGAACTTTAAAACAAAATGATATAGAAGATATTTATAAAAAAATATTTTCTCAAAAAGAGGTTGTAGAACACACTTTTGGAAAAGAGTTACTCAATTTTGAACAAGCAAAAGAGTTTATAAAAAATAATTGTAATTTTAATAATCAACTAGGCCTTAGTGCAATTATAGAGACAAAAACTCAAAAGCTTATTGGCTTAGGTGGTGTTTTAAAATGCAACTACTTACAAGAAGAAGATTATGAGTTTGGCTTTATTCTTTGTAAAGAGTCTTGGGACAAAGGTTACGCTACAGAAATTGGTCAAGCACAAATTGAATTTATTAAAGATATTATAAAAGCACCAAGAGTTCTTGCCTTAGCTTCACCACAAAATCAAGCTTCAATTCATACAATTAAAAAATTAGGATTAACATATTTAAAAGATATAAAAACAAAAGATGAAAGAGGAGTAAGAGAAGTTTATATAAATAACTTTTGTACCACATAA
- a CDS encoding NADPH-dependent FMN reductase, giving the protein MAKIGILVASAVNNVKLAKRLEELTIEAGHEAELINLVDLDLPLYSTVKEEKDGLPAQALELANKILNLNSFIIVAPEYNGVMPPVLNNAMAWTSRSTKDWRDAFKEKVVALATHSGGGGAKGLQAMRIMFQHLGANILAREILTSYDKPLNEETAKNIIKQLAKLS; this is encoded by the coding sequence ATGGCTAAAATAGGTATTTTAGTTGCTAGTGCAGTAAATAATGTAAAACTAGCAAAAAGATTAGAAGAATTAACTATTGAAGCTGGTCATGAAGCTGAATTAATAAACTTAGTAGATTTAGACTTACCTTTATACTCAACTGTAAAAGAAGAGAAAGATGGTCTTCCTGCACAAGCTTTAGAACTAGCAAATAAAATTTTAAATTTGAATTCATTTATTATTGTAGCACCAGAATACAATGGAGTAATGCCTCCTGTTTTAAATAATGCAATGGCATGGACATCAAGAAGTACAAAAGACTGGAGAGATGCTTTCAAAGAAAAAGTAGTAGCACTTGCAACACACAGTGGTGGAGGTGGAGCTAAAGGACTTCAAGCTATGAGAATAATGTTTCAACATTTAGGAGCAAATATACTAGCAAGAGAGATTTTAACTTCATACGATAAACCACTAAACGAAGAGACTGCAAAAAATATTATTAAACAATTAGCAAAATTATCTTAA
- a CDS encoding cupin domain-containing protein produces MNKYNILENLEYKDKVAITVMFESEFSKEIRIVFKQDQVMKEHKTSYPITVEIFEGEILFGVNGKTHTLTRGDIVSLEANVPHDLKANKNSIVRLSLSKKDSINRVKGVLKL; encoded by the coding sequence ATGAACAAGTATAATATCTTAGAAAATTTAGAGTATAAAGATAAAGTTGCTATTACAGTTATGTTTGAAAGTGAGTTTTCAAAAGAGATAAGAATAGTATTTAAACAAGACCAAGTTATGAAAGAGCATAAAACTTCATATCCAATTACAGTTGAGATTTTTGAAGGTGAGATTCTTTTTGGTGTAAATGGAAAAACTCATACTTTAACAAGAGGTGATATAGTCTCTTTAGAAGCAAATGTTCCACATGACTTAAAAGCAAACAAAAACTCTATTGTAAGACTTAGTCTATCAAAAAAAGATAGCATAAACAGAGTTAAAGGTGTTTTGAAACTTTAA
- a CDS encoding AraC family transcriptional regulator has translation MRSNSNLTVEKFIDVLKLLEKRVNTNALLTKNTKIEANTIFTLIKQISQKEKSDKIYFDISNMVIPSSIGILGYLISHSNNLNEALEKLSVYYKILGDSLEIRYKNSSLFIYLDENINHFEQKLKLHTIAIITLLKNILYKNLEFKYCNFSFKTPVCTKEYEKQFGKNLNFQKEHTNIVFTKQCLQYKTKFNDETLLILFEQEAKKMLDLVNSNNFKEEVSKEVIKLISLDELSLQNVAKRLTLHERTLQKRLKEEKSSYTKIVKEVRIKLAKYYLSKNFTANELSTLLGFSTTNSFLKAFKSWFNKSFEEFKNKSL, from the coding sequence TTGCGAAGTAATTCAAACTTAACAGTTGAAAAGTTTATTGATGTGTTAAAACTACTTGAAAAAAGAGTTAATACAAATGCTCTTTTAACTAAAAATACAAAAATAGAAGCCAATACAATTTTTACACTAATTAAACAAATCTCACAAAAAGAGAAAAGTGATAAAATCTATTTTGATATATCAAATATGGTTATTCCAAGTAGTATTGGTATTTTGGGTTATTTAATATCCCATTCAAATAATTTAAATGAAGCACTAGAAAAACTTAGTGTTTATTATAAAATATTAGGAGATAGTTTAGAAATTAGATATAAGAATAGTAGCTTATTTATATACTTAGATGAAAATATTAATCACTTTGAACAAAAATTAAAACTACATACAATTGCAATCATTACTCTTTTGAAAAACATCTTATATAAAAATTTAGAGTTTAAATACTGTAATTTTAGTTTCAAAACACCTGTTTGCACAAAAGAGTATGAAAAACAGTTTGGTAAAAATCTCAATTTCCAAAAAGAGCATACTAATATTGTTTTTACAAAACAGTGTTTACAATATAAAACAAAATTTAATGATGAAACACTTTTAATACTTTTTGAACAAGAAGCAAAAAAGATGTTAGATTTAGTAAATAGCAATAATTTTAAAGAAGAAGTTAGTAAAGAGGTAATTAAACTTATTTCCTTAGATGAACTTAGCTTACAAAATGTAGCTAAAAGATTAACTCTTCATGAAAGAACATTACAAAAAAGATTAAAAGAAGAGAAAAGTTCTTATACAAAAATAGTAAAAGAAGTACGTATTAAATTAGCAAAATACTATTTAAGTAAGAACTTTACTGCAAATGAACTGAGTACACTTTTAGGTTTTAGTACTACAAACTCATTTTTAAAAGCTTTTAAATCATGGTTTAATAAAAGTTTTGAAGAGTTTAAAAATAAATCTCTTTAA